In Limanda limanda chromosome 3, fLimLim1.1, whole genome shotgun sequence, the sequence CTGCGCAGAAATTATTCTATCTGGCTGAACTGGTCTGGCAAACGCTTCAACTGAGATCTCAGACACTTCAAGATATTTCAATCCAACAAAGGCAAGGAACTTCTAGCTTCTTAAAAAACGAACAAGATCCAGACTTTGGTGTAATCTGCTGAAAAGTTAGACAGGAGAGAAGGGAACCTGTGCAAGACTAAACTAGACGCATTGGTGCATGTGTCGAATTAGATTTTTTTAGTGTGAAGTCTTCCTTGTGGCTCAACTGTCCCAATTGGCAGGTTTTGCCCATAATGGGTTAAATTTAGATGGATTACAGTAATAGTATTTCAAAATATGTGATCCCTTAAACAATCACTGCAAGGAAAGTATTGAGGTAAAAGTTATTGATTGCCTTCAACATATTGTAAATCCAGCGGGTGTGTGCTTTGgaactttttcttctttttacttttgtcACAATGACACCATATCTTTAATTTACAAAGAACTAAACCCAAAGTACAATGTGTTAATTCAATTACATAATACAAAGGCAAGTTATAGGAATAGGTCATGAATGGTAGTGGGTATGCTGGGCACATACCTCACTACTAATTTTGTCTTACGCGCAAATTGCTTCCTCATTCTGTAAGAAAAAGTCTTGTGCGTGAGGCAGTTTTCTTGTGCAATCTCGTCTGACACGCATTAGTGTTTGTCACACCCTTTTCACTCTGTAATTTTCCACCCTCACAGTTTAAATAATCCTGACTCACTATTAATTAAAGGCTCCAAAAGATAGCGTCTAGCCCCTGTCACAATGGGTTTGTTCAAGTTCAAGTTCTTATCACGATTAGCTGTCTCATAGTATTCAACACAGCGTACAAATGACAAAGATCTggaaaatcatttgtatgaaatGTCAATTCTTCCACTTCCCTCTGAAACTTGACTTTTGAACCTTCTTCTCTTCAACTCAAAATCTACTTCAACATCTGCCCAGAAAGGACACAGGCCATGAACAAGTACAGCACGTTTGAGGACTTGTATTATATCATAAAAACGAGTGTATACAAGTTAAAAGATTGTTCCATTATGTAAGACTTTAAAAGCAACTGCCATAGTGATTACAATGCATTAGTATAATTATAGTAGTAAACATAATATAGCCCTACATTATGGTAGAGTTGAACTGAGTCAGTTTTTTCCTAATTGTCCGAACAGAGATTAATTTACATTATTCAATGACTTATTGTATATGCTTCATATTATCAGCCCTATCTATACAAAAtgtgtaattattattaataataatgtattaataataataataataataataataataaatgacgCCACTCTGAAAAGATGGCAAAACTACCATAGTTCTAACACTGTACTGTCAATGCCACCTACTGGTAAGTCAGTAGCAGGTCGGTAACAACAGGTcttgttgtcatggcaacacacaaactgtcattCAAGTTTGAGACAAACTCCAGATGCTATGACAATATTACCAATAGATAATTAGGTCACTGTTTTGTGGATAAAGTAAACAAATATCAGTAACCAAGCTGCGTCTTGAGACTGGGACAAAACATTGAGACATGATTCCTCTTTTTGCTGCCAACTACAGGGAACATgcaatttttcattttgcaaTCTTTTCTTCGAGAGGAAGTTGAAAGCAGGAATGGGGTGCAGCACTTAGACTATTGTTACCTAATTTTTCACcagtaaaaaacatttttacaaaagtAGAAAATGTTGGATTCCATACGAGAGTAAAACATGGCATCATAGGTAACTTTAACACATATTTTCAGATAATCAGAGTGTGTTGTAGATGTAACAGGTCGCCAGGACAGAACtagatcacatttaaaaaattgcTTGCCATTGTCCAAAACAGCGGCTATGAGCgaattaaatatttatctgtagttgaagcagagataagaattgaGAGATGCAACCACAAGATTATCAGCTGAAAACCTACTGTGCTTTGTAAGATCATGTTTGCAACCTTGCAATTTATCCTTGCTAACATCAATAATAATACTATATATTTGACAAATTTGGCATTACAGtacaatttttttaatactaAATGACAAATCTATGTACataaaacagtgtttttataaatacatgttCACAATGTAAAAGCAAaccaaatcatttaaaatgggTAATTTACAGATCTAGACGAGTATTGAAACAGATCAAGTGACATCCTGTTAATCTGTgttacaaaaaataataatatttacacaGACACGCGGAGCACAGATGTACAACCTGTACAGTTTCAATATCAGGACGcattattttcacacatttttatcAAGATGTCCATTTGATCTTTTGACTCCAACACGCACTGGGAACTGTTGGTCTGATTGCTTTGTCTCTTAGACACAAAGGACACCTCTCTGTTGCCTTCGCCTCGGGACGTGCCGGAGATGTGTCGGAAGAGCTTCTGGATGCCGGTGTCACGCAGGGAGCTCTTGAAGGTGCGGGCTGCGAACATGTAGAGGAGGGGGTTTACAGTGCTACTGATGAACACCATGGCTCCGGCGATGAAGATCATGGTCTCCCTGACGCCCTCCAGAGAGTTTGCTGCATCAGAATAGGAACCTTGGATGCCCAAAATGACTAGTGAGATGACATTTCCCAAGTGATGAGGTGTCCAACAAAGGCCAAACACAACCACCACACTGGCAATGAGAACAGTAGACTTGCGCTTGGACTTGAAGGTCATCTGAGTAATCCGGCTGCACAGGCAGCCGTAGCAGACCACCAGGATGGAGAAAGGTATTATGTAGCCCACCATTGTCTCCAGCAGCACACAGACCAGCTCCTGCGTCACAGAAGTGTACACCCGATACAGACATTGCTCCTCACCAGACTGTTTATCCATGACCTGAGTTGGGATGACAGGGATGCTGAACAAGAACGCTAAACTCCACAGAGTCAGCAGTACTTTATCAAgagcttttttccttttccagtCAGCTGAAGCAAAAGGATAACGCACAGCCAAAAAACGTTCCACACTCATGAGGGTGATGAGGAAAACGCTGCTGTACATACAGGCGGTGATCACGAACACGATTGCTTTACAGGAGGCCTCTCCAAACACCCAGGAGAAGACCAGGGAGTAGATCCACAGAGGCAGGGTGATAAGGATCAGCAGATCCGCAACAGCCAGGTGCACGATGAGCACCACGGTGTGGGAACGCTGCTTGATGTGTCTCAGGATGGTCCAGATCACCAGGAGGTTTCCAGGGGCTCCGACCAGGAAGGAGAGACCCAGGATCACACAAGCCGCTGCTGTTCCACCATCAAACTCCTCAGGGGCCATTTCCTCTGAAGGAGACAACTCAGCTGAGTTGTTCATGCTGAAAGTGTATGTGCTGACAGTGGTGTctgcatgaaaagaaaaccaaagtgctgtacaagCAAGTCTTCACTTCCCTTTTAGAAAAGAGTGCACAGGGTTTCCTCCCAGGCCTAGACACGGAAAGATGATTCATTCATGCATCATCCGTCCCTTTTTCACCTCAGATCATACATTTGGATAAAGAAATAATTGTGTTTAGAAGAgtttcaaataaagaaaacgtGGCTAGATTAAGTTTGATCCCAAAAATAAGATTGAATCAGATTCTTAATCAGACAGTGAGCCATTAGAGGCAATTTAATGACCATTGTGTCAAGATTTATTGATATATGTaaaacactttctttaataAAGAACCACAGCAAGAGTGTGATTGTCCATTCTGTGTAATTTTAAAAGAAGGTTCAAAAGCAATGTACATGTGCCCGATGACTAAAGCCTGAATAATGAGATGTGACATTCAGCACATGCGACTTTTTAACAGGCCA encodes:
- the si:dkey-148a17.6 gene encoding leukotriene B4 receptor 1, with amino-acid sequence MNNSAELSPSEEMAPEEFDGGTAAACVILGLSFLVGAPGNLLVIWTILRHIKQRSHTVVLIVHLAVADLLILITLPLWIYSLVFSWVFGEASCKAIVFVITACMYSSVFLITLMSVERFLAVRYPFASADWKRKKALDKVLLTLWSLAFLFSIPVIPTQVMDKQSGEEQCLYRVYTSVTQELVCVLLETMVGYIIPFSILVVCYGCLCSRITQMTFKSKRKSTVLIASVVVVFGLCWTPHHLGNVISLVILGIQGSYSDAANSLEGVRETMIFIAGAMVFISSTVNPLLYMFAARTFKSSLRDTGIQKLFRHISGTSRGEGNREVSFVSKRQSNQTNSSQCVLESKDQMDILIKMCENNAS